The DNA sequence GAATGCCGGGTCAAAAAACGGATAACAGTGCAATCCGTGACTCAGTGCAAAAGAAAACACCACTCGTTTTGTTTGGAAGTTACAACGAGCGCATGTATGCAAGTGAAGTCAATGCACGTTGCTCCTACATTCCTGCATCGTTCCCAGGCGCCATTATTCGTCGACATACCGGAACCCCGTATATGGGGTATTCAGGCGCAGCTTACTTAATTCAAGAAGTATGCAATGCGCTGTTTGATGCACTCTTTCACATTCTGCCTTTGGGCTCTGAAATGGACAAGGTCGATCCTACCCCGGCCCGTTTGCAAACCGCCATCCATGCCATGCCCTGGGATGTTGAGGCGCAGTTGTTATTGAATCGCTTAATTAGCGGTCAGCCCGTATTAACCCAGATCTCCGTAGCAAAGCGCCTGCGCGACATGTCCGAGCGTGAAGCTCGCAGCGGAAATCTAGAGCGAGTCACCGTAGATTGTGTGAATAAATCCAAAACGTCACTTGGCGTAATGGAGACAGCATGATGAAGTCGCAACCCATTTGCCTGATGTTAGGGCAGTCTAAATATGGCACCACCATGCCGTATCCCCAAATCTACAGGGGTGATGTAGAAAAGACCGCAAGGTCAGTCTTAAGGAGTATTCATCATGAGTGAAAACAGATCTATATCTGGGCTTACCGATGCAGAGGCTCAAGAATTCCATGCATTTTATGTGCAAGGTCTTCTGGGATTTGCTGCTATCGCAGTCGTTGCGCACATCCTCGTATGGGCGTGGCGTCCATGGTTTTTTTAAGTAGCAGTAATTAAGTTTTAGAAAATAAAGTGAAGAGGTGAATCATGAAGATAAATACAGAAGTTGTTAATAAAAATTTGGTGAATGACAGACTGTCATTCAAGCTTATTTTTTTGATTAGTTATGTAGTGATCTTTGGAGTTGCCTTGTTAACGATCGTTTTACCGGCATCTCAAAAAAGCTGGCTGTTTGGAAGCTCAGACGGCACATCATTTTTTAAGACTGTTGAAAGCGGCGTTTATAGCTTTATGTCTTACTTAAATTAGGAGAAACATTATGTGGAGAATTTGGAAACTATACGACCCACTACGCGCGATGGTTGCGCAGGGCGTTTTTCTCTTTGCTTTGGCCGCAATGATTCATTTGATTCTATTGAGCACCACTCAGTACAAATGGCTCGATGGCTTGAGTCAAGCGGAGTACAAAGCTGCGGTTGCAGCTTCCAAGAAGTAATTGTTGTACCGGCGTAAGTGGGTACCTAGCGATAGTTACCTACTTACGGCAGATTAATTAAGAACGAGCGATGTCTCGTTTTGTAAGGAGT is a window from the Polynucleobacter difficilis genome containing:
- the pufA gene encoding light-harvesting antenna LH1, alpha subunit, which translates into the protein MWRIWKLYDPLRAMVAQGVFLFALAAMIHLILLSTTQYKWLDGLSQAEYKAAVAASKK
- the pufB gene encoding light-harvesting antenna LH1, beta subunit, whose amino-acid sequence is MSENRSISGLTDAEAQEFHAFYVQGLLGFAAIAVVAHILVWAWRPWFF